Proteins from a genomic interval of Candidatus Nanosynbacter sp. HMT-352:
- a CDS encoding alpha-amylase family glycosyl hydrolase, with protein MKTWQDVASLYQIYPRSFLDTNGDGIGDLNGITEKLDYLSWLGVDSIWISPFFVSPLTDFGYDIADYRAIDPTFGKMHDFQALLKKAHDLDIKVMIDLVPCHTSDQHPWFQESRSSRDNPKRDYYVWRDGKDNSEPNNWRSLSGGSSWEFDERTGQFYLHSFLKTQPDLNWDNPEVRAEIKNIVRFWFNVGVDGMRVDAIWGISKDPDLKDDSPNPDFYGNPNNYGAFIHDQCKMGPHFQEYLRELASVCDEYNDKQMVFEFYPDDKLGDIYHQYNQILAVHPKASAFFMEYRDNEWHAKNIEKKINNYLQSASSTMPFFCIGNHDQPRIASRLGEERARALSFLNLLTPGISVVYYGDEIGMMNGELTADDIQDNFSPANSIVDSRDLERTPMQWNDSQFAGFSSVKPWLPVNDNHTKINVDNEKTANNSLLNMHRKLLKLRQTLPILKNGDLSIVENTGNGFILGLKRELVGQRAYIFINFADEKQSFFIPENAKIIDSTHSVNLITVENLQMTIPGYCGVLLIA; from the coding sequence ATGAAAACTTGGCAAGATGTCGCCTCTCTTTATCAAATTTATCCGCGCAGCTTTCTGGATACAAATGGCGATGGAATTGGCGATTTGAACGGCATTACCGAGAAGCTGGATTATTTATCATGGTTGGGCGTCGATTCGATTTGGATTTCCCCATTCTTCGTATCGCCGCTGACCGACTTTGGCTATGATATCGCAGATTATCGAGCTATTGATCCGACTTTCGGAAAAATGCACGATTTCCAAGCGCTGCTTAAAAAAGCTCATGATCTAGACATTAAAGTTATGATCGACCTCGTTCCCTGCCACACTTCAGACCAACATCCGTGGTTTCAAGAATCCAGATCTTCGCGTGATAACCCCAAGCGGGATTACTATGTTTGGCGCGACGGAAAAGACAATAGCGAGCCTAACAATTGGCGAAGTTTGTCTGGCGGCAGTTCGTGGGAATTTGACGAGCGCACTGGGCAATTTTACCTACATTCGTTCCTGAAAACGCAGCCAGATTTGAATTGGGACAATCCTGAAGTACGTGCTGAAATAAAAAACATAGTGCGATTTTGGTTTAATGTGGGCGTTGATGGAATGCGCGTCGATGCAATTTGGGGAATTTCCAAAGATCCTGATCTCAAAGACGACTCTCCAAATCCTGATTTTTATGGCAATCCAAACAATTACGGAGCGTTTATCCACGATCAATGTAAAATGGGACCGCATTTTCAGGAATATTTACGAGAATTAGCGTCAGTTTGTGATGAATATAACGACAAGCAAATGGTGTTTGAATTTTATCCCGACGATAAGCTGGGTGATATTTATCATCAATACAACCAGATCCTGGCAGTCCACCCAAAAGCCTCGGCGTTTTTTATGGAATATCGCGATAACGAATGGCACGCTAAAAATATTGAGAAAAAAATCAATAATTACCTACAATCAGCAAGCTCAACCATGCCATTTTTCTGCATTGGAAATCACGATCAGCCGCGAATTGCCTCCAGATTGGGCGAAGAACGCGCCCGCGCCCTCAGCTTCTTAAACCTCCTCACACCAGGAATCAGTGTAGTGTATTACGGTGACGAAATCGGCATGATGAATGGAGAATTGACCGCTGATGACATTCAAGATAATTTTAGTCCCGCCAATTCTATTGTTGATAGCCGAGACTTGGAGCGCACGCCAATGCAATGGAATGATTCGCAATTTGCAGGCTTTTCAAGCGTAAAACCTTGGCTTCCTGTTAATGATAATCACACGAAGATTAACGTTGATAACGAAAAAACCGCAAACAATTCCCTGCTTAATATGCACCGAAAGCTGCTAAAATTGCGCCAAACTCTCCCAATTCTTAAAAATGGCGATTTGAGTATTGTAGAAAACACCGGCAACGGATTCATTCTCGGATTAAAAAGAGAACTGGTTGGTCAACGTGCTTACATTTTCATCAATTTCGCAGACGAGAAACAAAGCTTCTTCATTCCAGAAAACGCCAAGATCATTGACTCGACTCACTCTGTCAATTTAATTACCGTAGAAAATCTTCAAATGACAATTCCAGGATATTGCGGAGTTTTACTTATTGCCTAG
- a CDS encoding metal-sensitive transcriptional regulator, translated as MDTADIKRRALHRTKIILGQMRGLEKQITDDAYCMDVLTQSLAIQKSLASLNKLILERHLRTHIADKMTSDDEAQQSKAIEELLNLYELNNIRTK; from the coding sequence ATGGATACAGCAGACATCAAACGACGAGCCCTGCATCGCACAAAGATCATATTAGGACAAATGCGCGGGCTCGAGAAACAAATTACCGACGACGCATATTGCATGGATGTTTTAACCCAAAGCCTAGCAATACAAAAGTCATTGGCATCGCTTAATAAACTTATTCTGGAGCGACATCTCCGCACGCACATTGCTGATAAAATGACGTCCGATGACGAAGCTCAACAAAGTAAAGCGATAGAAGAATTACTCAATCTATATGAATTAAATAACATAAGGACAAAATAA
- a CDS encoding DUF4396 domain-containing protein, whose protein sequence is MALAASLHCLAGCMIGEMIGVTIGTHAGFAPHTTVILASVLAFISGYTASIIPLVRAKLSLIKSLKLVFAADTLSILLMTVVDNIIMLIIPGAMDKNLAHPIYWVSRLICMFAAFAVSYPVNLYLLRRGKGHALTHHYHHM, encoded by the coding sequence ATGGCACTAGCAGCGAGTTTGCACTGTCTGGCGGGATGTATGATTGGTGAGATGATAGGCGTTACCATCGGCACACACGCTGGATTTGCGCCACATACTACAGTCATTCTGGCATCGGTCTTAGCTTTCATCTCCGGCTACACCGCGTCAATCATACCGTTAGTACGTGCCAAATTATCGCTCATAAAATCCTTAAAGTTAGTTTTCGCCGCTGACACACTATCCATATTGTTAATGACCGTCGTAGACAATATAATCATGCTGATCATTCCGGGCGCCATGGATAAGAACTTAGCTCATCCGATTTATTGGGTTAGCCGGCTAATTTGTATGTTCGCCGCGTTTGCTGTATCATATCCCGTCAATCTATATTTGTTACGCCGAGGTAAAGGTCACGCATTGACTCATCATTATCATCACATGTAA
- a CDS encoding slipin family protein has product MGAFVIIILVFTGLYVLSGIKIVNQYQRGVVLTLGKFTGVREPGLRVVIPGLQTMMLVDIRSTPIDVPKQEVITKDNVTVGVDAVVYFRVINAPKAVLETTNYIYATSQFAQAALRDVTGNVDMDDLLAKREEISQQIKEIVDAETDKWGIDVENVKIQNIELPSDMKRAMAKQAEAERERRANIINADGEKAAAETLAQAAEILAKTQGAINLRTLNTLERISTEPSQKTMMLFPIELIDAIRGGKK; this is encoded by the coding sequence AATTTTAGTATTCACGGGACTTTACGTACTTAGTGGCATTAAAATTGTCAATCAATATCAGCGCGGTGTAGTATTGACGCTCGGTAAATTTACTGGCGTTCGCGAACCAGGATTAAGAGTCGTCATTCCAGGATTGCAGACAATGATGTTGGTCGATATTCGTTCAACTCCAATTGACGTTCCAAAACAAGAAGTCATCACCAAAGACAACGTCACGGTCGGCGTTGATGCGGTGGTTTATTTCCGAGTCATCAACGCACCAAAAGCCGTGTTGGAAACCACGAACTATATTTACGCAACTAGCCAATTTGCCCAAGCAGCACTGCGCGACGTCACCGGAAATGTTGATATGGACGATTTGCTCGCCAAGCGCGAAGAGATTTCCCAGCAGATCAAGGAAATTGTTGATGCCGAAACTGACAAATGGGGTATCGATGTCGAGAACGTTAAGATTCAGAACATCGAACTTCCTAGCGACATGAAGCGTGCCATGGCCAAACAAGCCGAGGCAGAGCGCGAGCGCCGCGCCAACATCATCAACGCTGACGGCGAAAAGGCTGCAGCTGAGACGTTGGCCCAAGCCGCAGAAATCCTAGCAAAAACTCAAGGCGCTATCAATCTGCGAACATTGAACACCTTAGAGCGAATCTCCACAGAGCCAAGCCAAAAGACGATGATGCTATTCCCTATCGAACTCATCGACGCGATTCGTGGCGGTAAAAAATAG